One stretch of Methylococcus capsulatus DNA includes these proteins:
- a CDS encoding penicillin-binding protein 1A: MTFEVMLVVALIIALGLFGLYRHLEPQLPDIAVLKEVRYQIPMSVYSRDGKLIAQFGEKKRSPVAISDVPPDLVHAFIAAEDDRFYDHVGVDYQGILRAVLTFARTGEKRQGGSTITMQVARNFFLSSEKTFLRKVKEIMLAIRIDSELPKDQILELYLNKIYFGQHAYGIEAAAQVYYGKHVGELTLGEMAMIAGLPKAPSAFNPVANPERAQIRRNYVLRRMRKLRFITDEAYQKALNEPITARIHTRPIELDAPYVAEMVRAEMYQQYGEDAYESGYAVYTTIDSHAQRAAESALQSGLRSYDERHGYRKAKVHIDLKQVKAKSAWNQILEDQGPAGDTVPALVLTVTDTAAGLYTVNHGEPELSYDAVRWAKPFISVDAHGAPPPSVKEVLKPGDVIRIRKNAEGHWVLTQIPKVQGALVELDADSGAIIAVAGGFDYRLSKFNRATQGQRQPGSGFKPVVYAAALESGFTPASVVNDSPLSFPDPASPGGIWRPHNYSMKYAGPTPLREALAKSRNMVSIRLLRAVGLPKVIELAEKFGFTPEELPRSFTLALGSGTASPLRMAQVYAVFANGGYRVDPFLISRIETQNGRLLYQATPALACLDCADGRSTTNRAKRVISAEVHYMMHSMLQDVVRRGTATKARELGRSDLAGKTGTTNQYRDAWFNGYVPGLVTVAWVGFDSYQTLGDKETGGQTALPIWMEFMKEILRDVPERKFPQPAGIMSARVDPATGNRLPASIPGGIVEMVPRPTPPPAFNATSEEPEAASEESRADASAAAAPESALPGDEEVEEAPPMRPAETPKPMESLF; encoded by the coding sequence GTGACGTTCGAAGTCATGCTGGTCGTTGCCCTGATCATCGCTCTGGGGCTGTTCGGGCTGTACCGCCATCTCGAACCGCAATTGCCGGACATCGCTGTATTGAAGGAGGTGCGCTATCAGATCCCGATGTCGGTCTACAGCCGCGACGGAAAGTTGATAGCGCAGTTCGGTGAAAAAAAGCGCAGCCCCGTCGCCATCAGTGACGTCCCTCCGGATCTAGTCCACGCCTTCATAGCCGCCGAAGACGACCGCTTCTATGACCACGTCGGGGTGGATTACCAGGGCATCCTGCGCGCCGTGCTCACCTTCGCCCGCACCGGCGAAAAACGCCAGGGCGGCAGCACGATCACCATGCAGGTCGCGCGCAACTTCTTCCTGAGCAGTGAGAAGACCTTTCTCCGTAAGGTCAAGGAAATCATGCTGGCGATCCGGATCGATTCGGAACTGCCCAAAGACCAGATTCTCGAACTCTATCTGAACAAGATTTATTTCGGCCAGCACGCCTACGGCATCGAGGCGGCGGCCCAGGTGTACTACGGTAAACATGTGGGCGAGCTGACCCTCGGTGAGATGGCGATGATCGCAGGACTCCCCAAGGCACCGTCCGCCTTCAATCCGGTCGCCAACCCCGAACGGGCGCAGATCCGCCGCAACTACGTGCTGCGGCGCATGCGCAAGCTACGCTTCATCACCGATGAGGCCTACCAGAAAGCCCTGAATGAACCGATCACCGCCCGCATCCATACCCGTCCCATCGAACTGGATGCTCCCTACGTCGCCGAGATGGTACGCGCAGAGATGTATCAGCAATATGGCGAGGATGCCTACGAGAGCGGTTACGCGGTCTACACCACCATCGACAGCCATGCGCAACGGGCGGCGGAATCGGCACTGCAGTCGGGCTTGCGAAGCTACGACGAAAGGCACGGCTACCGCAAAGCCAAGGTTCACATTGATCTCAAGCAGGTGAAAGCCAAGTCAGCGTGGAACCAGATACTGGAAGACCAAGGGCCCGCAGGCGACACTGTCCCGGCGCTGGTGCTCACCGTCACCGACACGGCCGCGGGGCTCTATACCGTGAATCACGGCGAACCCGAACTCTCCTACGACGCCGTCCGCTGGGCCAAGCCGTTCATCAGTGTCGACGCCCATGGCGCACCTCCCCCGTCGGTCAAGGAAGTGCTCAAGCCCGGTGACGTGATCCGCATTCGCAAGAACGCGGAAGGCCACTGGGTGCTGACCCAGATCCCGAAGGTCCAGGGTGCATTGGTCGAACTGGATGCCGACAGCGGCGCCATCATCGCCGTCGCCGGTGGTTTCGACTATCGTCTCAGCAAGTTCAACCGCGCCACCCAGGGCCAACGCCAGCCCGGCTCAGGGTTTAAGCCGGTGGTGTATGCCGCCGCCTTGGAATCGGGGTTCACTCCAGCGAGTGTGGTCAACGACTCTCCGCTATCCTTTCCGGACCCCGCGTCCCCGGGGGGAATATGGCGGCCACACAACTACTCGATGAAATATGCCGGCCCCACCCCCTTGCGGGAGGCCCTGGCCAAATCGCGCAACATGGTGTCCATCCGCCTGCTGCGTGCGGTCGGTCTGCCCAAAGTGATCGAGCTGGCCGAAAAATTCGGCTTCACGCCAGAGGAGCTGCCCCGCTCATTCACGCTCGCGCTGGGTTCCGGCACTGCATCCCCGCTTCGGATGGCCCAGGTCTATGCCGTCTTCGCCAACGGCGGTTATCGCGTCGACCCCTTCCTCATCAGTCGCATCGAAACCCAAAACGGCCGGCTGCTGTATCAGGCCACGCCAGCCCTCGCCTGCCTGGACTGCGCCGACGGAAGATCCACGACGAACCGGGCGAAAAGGGTCATCTCGGCAGAAGTCCATTACATGATGCATTCCATGCTGCAGGATGTGGTTCGCCGGGGCACCGCCACCAAAGCGCGGGAGCTCGGACGTTCCGATCTGGCGGGCAAGACCGGCACCACCAATCAGTACCGCGACGCCTGGTTCAACGGCTACGTGCCCGGCCTCGTCACGGTGGCCTGGGTAGGATTCGACTCGTACCAGACCCTCGGCGACAAGGAAACCGGCGGACAAACCGCGCTGCCCATCTGGATGGAATTTATGAAGGAAATACTGCGCGACGTTCCCGAGCGCAAATTTCCCCAGCCTGCCGGGATCATGTCTGCTCGGGTCGATCCCGCAACCGGCAACCGCCTGCCCGCCAGCATCCCCGGCGGGATCGTGGAAATGGTGCCACGGCCGACGCCCCCTCCCGCCTTCAACGCCACTAGTGAGGAACCCGAAGCCGCCTCCGAGGAATCCCGGGCCGATGCTTCAGCCGCGGCGGCACCGGAATCTGCCCTCCCGGGCGATGAAGAAGTCGAGGAAGCTCCACCCATGCGGCCGGCGGAAACGCCAAAGCCGATGGAATCCTTGTTTTGA
- a CDS encoding pilus assembly protein PilP encodes MAVPAKYAWALAALGCLSGCAEDELADLRRYVADVKARQKVNIEPLPEIKTVSPFVFTPEGLHDPFQPIEKPDEAETAARDNGIHPDLSRQKEQLESYELDSLRMVGTVRISGTMWALVRAADGTIHRVRTGNHMGRNFGKITRISEDGVELVEIVPDAQGGWLERSVTMTLTEAGGEKK; translated from the coding sequence ATGGCGGTTCCGGCGAAGTACGCTTGGGCGCTGGCGGCACTGGGCTGCCTGTCCGGCTGCGCCGAGGATGAACTGGCCGACCTCAGGCGCTATGTGGCCGACGTCAAGGCGCGCCAGAAAGTCAACATCGAGCCGTTGCCGGAAATCAAGACGGTGTCGCCGTTTGTGTTCACCCCGGAGGGCTTGCATGACCCTTTCCAACCCATCGAAAAGCCCGACGAAGCCGAGACGGCCGCGAGGGACAACGGAATTCACCCCGATCTGTCCCGCCAGAAGGAGCAGCTCGAGAGCTACGAGCTGGATAGCTTGAGGATGGTCGGGACGGTCAGGATTTCCGGGACTATGTGGGCGCTGGTGCGCGCCGCCGACGGCACGATACACCGGGTTCGGACCGGTAACCACATGGGCAGGAATTTCGGCAAGATCACGCGCATCAGCGAAGACGGGGTCGAGCTGGTCGAAATCGTTCCAGACGCCCAGGGCGGATGGCTGGAGCGCAGCGTCACGATGACGTTGACGGAAGCGGGGGGTGAAAAAAAGTGA
- the rpmE gene encoding 50S ribosomal protein L31 produces the protein MKPDIHPEYTTVTVSCSCGNTFETRSTVGKDFHVEVCSACHPFYTGKQKIVDTAGRVDKFRRKYGRG, from the coding sequence ATGAAGCCAGACATCCATCCAGAATACACGACGGTGACCGTAAGCTGCAGTTGCGGAAACACCTTCGAAACCCGATCCACGGTGGGCAAGGATTTCCACGTCGAAGTCTGCTCGGCCTGCCATCCATTCTATACGGGCAAGCAGAAGATCGTCGATACCGCCGGACGCGTCGACAAATTCCGCCGCAAATACGGCCGCGGCTGA
- the pilQ gene encoding type IV pilus secretin PilQ — MKKSEEGGVRGLVIRGLAGRKIPLCWIVGLLVLGLGWTASAAGAALQSIDFTALPGENFQLRLSFDGPAPEPRSFTMEHPARIALDLAGVRSSLDKKPIAVHQAGVETVQVIAAGGRTRVILNLATVVPYTTRVAERFLYVILQGGKAGSGADSPESAPVVVAERPVVGGPQVENVDFRRGEHGEGRLLVTLSDPNTVVNLREEGRSVIADLPGTSLPGRLARRLDVLDFATPVKWIEAMPVGRGTRLLITPVSDEYDYSSYQSGKMLTVELRPLSRAEKEEAKKRRRVFSGERLSLNFQDIPVRNVLQILADFTNLNIVASDSVQGSLTLRLNEVPWDEALDLVLKAKGLGKRQEANSNIIRVAPMDEINRLERDELEALKVVEDLEPLRTEIIQINYTKADDIKKVIMGTTEKAEKAITRPEALTGGPGVTATEAYDVTQSILSSRGNVTTDPRTNQLIVQDTPRNLERIRELVRQLDKPVRQVMIESRVVIANVDFLRELGAKLDFRPKNLTAAERLNPTGSMADLGVDLARLTTLSPYGTAQYVVSMGDYLLDLELSAAQKEGRGEIVANPRVLTADQSKAKIMQGVELPYQITQQGTGGGLPVQNVAFKPAVLELDVTPHITPDDHILMDLMIKKDDKGELAPNGNFAIEKREIDTVAQVANGETVVLGGVYEGTRRNNTDKVPFFGDLPGIGFMFRRNAVEDRKKELLIFITPKIVKQTTMNP, encoded by the coding sequence GTGAAAAAAAGTGAAGAGGGCGGTGTGAGAGGGTTGGTCATTCGAGGTTTGGCGGGGAGGAAAATTCCGCTGTGCTGGATCGTGGGGCTATTGGTCTTGGGGTTGGGCTGGACGGCGTCGGCGGCTGGAGCGGCGCTGCAGTCCATCGATTTCACGGCGCTGCCCGGCGAGAATTTCCAGCTCCGCCTCAGTTTCGACGGGCCGGCGCCGGAACCCCGGTCTTTCACCATGGAACATCCCGCCCGGATCGCGCTGGATCTGGCTGGTGTCCGAAGCAGCCTGGACAAAAAGCCGATCGCCGTGCACCAGGCCGGCGTCGAAACCGTCCAGGTGATTGCGGCCGGCGGCAGGACGCGGGTGATCCTGAATCTGGCCACGGTGGTTCCTTATACCACCCGCGTCGCGGAGCGTTTCCTGTATGTGATCCTGCAGGGCGGGAAGGCCGGGAGCGGAGCCGACAGCCCGGAATCGGCTCCGGTCGTGGTGGCCGAACGGCCGGTGGTCGGTGGGCCGCAGGTCGAGAACGTCGATTTCCGGCGCGGCGAGCACGGGGAGGGCCGATTGCTGGTCACCCTGAGTGATCCGAATACCGTCGTCAACCTCCGGGAAGAAGGGCGCAGCGTGATCGCCGACCTTCCCGGTACCAGTCTGCCGGGCCGGCTGGCGCGCAGGCTCGACGTGCTCGACTTCGCCACACCGGTGAAATGGATCGAGGCGATGCCCGTCGGTCGGGGTACCCGGCTGCTGATCACGCCGGTGTCGGACGAATACGATTACTCCTCCTACCAGTCCGGCAAAATGCTCACTGTGGAACTGCGCCCCTTGAGCCGGGCCGAGAAAGAGGAAGCCAAGAAGCGGCGACGGGTGTTTTCGGGGGAACGCCTTTCCCTGAACTTTCAGGACATTCCGGTACGCAATGTACTGCAGATTTTGGCGGACTTCACCAATCTGAATATCGTGGCTTCGGATTCCGTGCAGGGCAGCCTCACCCTGCGACTCAACGAGGTTCCGTGGGACGAGGCGCTGGACCTGGTTCTCAAGGCCAAGGGGCTAGGCAAGCGGCAGGAGGCGAACAGCAACATCATCCGCGTGGCTCCGATGGATGAGATCAACCGGCTCGAGCGCGACGAACTGGAAGCGTTGAAAGTCGTCGAGGACCTGGAGCCATTGCGGACCGAGATCATCCAGATCAACTACACCAAGGCCGACGATATCAAGAAGGTCATCATGGGCACGACCGAGAAGGCGGAAAAAGCCATCACCCGCCCGGAAGCGCTGACCGGCGGGCCGGGTGTGACTGCCACCGAGGCCTACGACGTGACCCAGTCGATCCTGTCGAGCCGTGGCAACGTGACCACCGATCCGCGCACCAATCAGCTCATCGTCCAGGATACGCCCAGGAATCTCGAACGCATCCGCGAATTGGTGCGGCAGCTCGACAAGCCGGTGCGGCAGGTGATGATCGAGTCGCGGGTGGTGATCGCCAACGTGGACTTCCTACGCGAGCTGGGCGCCAAGCTGGATTTCCGGCCCAAAAACCTGACCGCCGCGGAGCGCCTGAACCCTACCGGCAGCATGGCGGACCTGGGGGTCGACCTGGCGAGGCTTACCACCCTGTCGCCCTACGGCACGGCGCAATACGTGGTTTCCATGGGCGATTACCTGCTTGATCTCGAATTGTCGGCGGCCCAGAAGGAAGGCCGCGGCGAGATCGTCGCCAATCCGCGGGTGCTCACCGCCGACCAGTCCAAGGCCAAGATCATGCAGGGCGTGGAGCTGCCCTACCAGATCACCCAGCAGGGCACCGGCGGGGGCCTGCCGGTACAGAACGTCGCGTTCAAGCCCGCCGTGTTGGAACTGGACGTGACGCCGCACATCACGCCGGACGACCATATTCTGATGGATCTCATGATAAAGAAGGATGACAAGGGCGAACTCGCGCCCAATGGCAATTTCGCCATCGAAAAGCGCGAAATCGACACCGTGGCGCAGGTGGCCAACGGCGAAACGGTGGTGCTGGGCGGCGTGTACGAAGGCACGCGGCGCAACAACACCGACAAAGTGCCGTTTTTCGGCGACCTTCCCGGTATCGGCTTCATGTTCCGGCGCAACGCGGTCGAGGACAGAAAGAAGGAACTCCTCATCTTCATCACGCCGAAGATCGTCAAGCAGACGACCATGAATCCCTGA
- a CDS encoding pilus assembly protein PilM, with the protein MWGFGRKKPPLLGIDISAAAVKLLELSRKNGGYQVESYGVVPLPRNTVVDNTIAEPDNVSAAVRAVVKQSGTPLRHAVVAVPGSVVITKRFTIPANLEGDQLEAQIELEADQYIPHAREEVSLDFEVLGKSTKNPDLVDVLLVATRRENVEDRVSVLENAGLGVEIVDVESYGIERAFELVKDQLPPLLRDRAVAVADVGAVATTLNVIHDGSIIYTREQGFGGMQLTDEIQRRFGLTYEEAGLAKKEGSLPGNYAEEVLEPFKHALVQQIRRSFQFYLSSTAQRGFDAVVLAGGCAMIPEIDRYVEAALQVPTVVANPFRSMSFSGRVRQERLNYDASALMLACGLALRSFDR; encoded by the coding sequence ATGTGGGGTTTCGGAAGGAAGAAACCGCCTCTGCTGGGGATCGACATCAGCGCGGCGGCGGTCAAACTGCTCGAACTGAGCAGAAAGAACGGCGGCTACCAGGTGGAAAGCTACGGCGTCGTGCCTTTGCCCCGCAACACGGTGGTCGATAATACCATTGCCGAGCCGGACAATGTGTCGGCCGCGGTACGGGCGGTGGTCAAACAGTCGGGAACCCCGCTCAGGCACGCGGTGGTGGCAGTGCCTGGCTCAGTGGTCATCACTAAGCGCTTCACCATCCCCGCTAACCTGGAGGGTGACCAACTCGAGGCGCAGATCGAACTGGAGGCGGACCAGTACATCCCTCATGCCAGGGAGGAGGTCAGTCTGGATTTTGAGGTGCTGGGGAAGAGCACGAAAAACCCCGATCTGGTGGATGTGCTTTTGGTGGCGACCCGCCGGGAGAACGTGGAGGATCGGGTCTCGGTTCTGGAAAACGCAGGGCTCGGCGTCGAAATCGTCGATGTCGAATCCTATGGCATCGAACGTGCCTTCGAGCTGGTCAAGGACCAGCTTCCGCCGCTCCTCCGCGACCGGGCGGTAGCCGTGGCCGACGTGGGGGCCGTGGCCACCACGCTCAACGTCATCCACGACGGTTCGATCATCTATACCCGGGAACAGGGTTTCGGTGGCATGCAGCTCACCGACGAGATCCAGCGGCGCTTCGGTCTGACCTACGAGGAAGCGGGGCTGGCGAAGAAAGAGGGGAGCCTTCCCGGCAACTACGCAGAGGAAGTGCTGGAGCCGTTCAAGCACGCTCTGGTTCAGCAGATCCGCCGGTCGTTCCAGTTCTATCTCTCGTCCACTGCTCAGCGTGGCTTCGATGCGGTGGTGCTGGCCGGCGGCTGCGCCATGATCCCGGAAATCGACCGTTACGTCGAGGCGGCATTGCAGGTTCCCACCGTCGTCGCCAATCCTTTCCGGAGCATGAGTTTTTCAGGGCGGGTGCGGCAGGAGCGGCTGAATTACGACGCTTCGGCCCTGATGCTGGCCTGCGGCCTGGCGCTGCGGAGTTTCGACCGATGA
- a CDS encoding exodeoxyribonuclease III, whose translation MRIITLNVNGIRSAARKGFFDWLPKQNADIVCLQEIKARTAQLNDELFWPEGYACYYLEAEKKGYSGVALYAAKEPDEVIQGLGWDDMDAEGRYLEARFGTLSVVSLYIPSGSTSEERQSVKFSFLDRFLPFLDECARSGRQYIFCGDWNIAHKPIDLKNWRSNQKNSGFLPEERAWLDRVFEERGWVDAFRVVNPEPEQYTWWSNRGQAWAKNVGWRIDYQVVSPALRGLIRSAAIYKDERFSDHAPLTIDYDLAF comes from the coding sequence ATGAGAATCATCACCCTGAACGTGAACGGCATCCGCTCGGCCGCCCGCAAGGGCTTTTTCGACTGGCTGCCGAAGCAGAATGCCGACATCGTCTGTCTGCAGGAAATCAAAGCCCGGACAGCGCAGCTCAACGACGAGCTGTTCTGGCCGGAAGGCTATGCCTGCTATTACCTGGAAGCCGAGAAGAAAGGCTACAGCGGCGTGGCCCTTTACGCCGCCAAGGAACCCGACGAAGTGATCCAGGGACTGGGGTGGGACGACATGGACGCGGAAGGGCGCTACCTGGAGGCCCGCTTCGGCACGCTGAGCGTGGTGTCCCTCTACATTCCCTCGGGTTCGACCAGCGAGGAGCGCCAAAGCGTCAAGTTCAGCTTCCTCGACCGCTTCCTCCCCTTTCTGGACGAATGCGCCCGTTCCGGCCGACAGTACATTTTCTGCGGCGACTGGAACATCGCCCACAAGCCCATCGACCTTAAGAACTGGCGTTCGAACCAAAAGAATTCCGGTTTTCTGCCGGAGGAGCGCGCCTGGCTGGACCGGGTGTTCGAGGAAAGGGGCTGGGTCGATGCCTTCCGCGTGGTGAATCCTGAACCGGAGCAGTACACCTGGTGGTCCAACCGCGGGCAGGCCTGGGCCAAGAACGTCGGATGGCGCATCGACTACCAAGTCGTCAGTCCTGCCCTGCGTGGTCTGATCCGCTCCGCAGCGATTTACAAGGACGAACGTTTTTCCGACCACGCGCCGCTTACGATCGACTATGACCTCGCCTTCTGA
- a CDS encoding AmpG family muropeptide MFS transporter, protein MTSPSEPIARSILNGRMLAAFAMGFYSGAPLLLTGSVLLAWMKERGIDLTTIGLFALVGLPYTLKFLWAPVFDRFHWPRLGRRRGWLLLMQLLLAVSIAGLAIYGPGASAPILAALALAVAFFSASQDTLIDAYRRESLHDREQGLGASLYVNGYRLGMLLASGGGLILADWIGFSDTYGLMAVLMASGILVTLLLPEAASSEAHPNSLKDAVVLPFVEFFRRSEAVWILLFILLYKLGDTVAGQMTTPFYLEMGFSKTEIGAVVKLFGFWATVLGGLAGGALILRYGIYRTLWQFGLLQLLSTAAFAVLVHTGPQLPALTAVISFENLSAGMGTAAFIAFMANQTDRRFTATQYALLSSLMGVPRVIAAAPSGWLATTVGWQNFFILCALFAIPGLLVLPRFRSWLAD, encoded by the coding sequence ATGACCTCGCCTTCTGAACCGATCGCGCGCAGCATTCTGAACGGCCGTATGCTGGCCGCCTTCGCCATGGGCTTCTATAGCGGCGCCCCACTGCTTCTCACCGGTTCGGTGCTGCTGGCCTGGATGAAGGAGCGCGGTATCGATCTGACCACCATCGGCCTATTCGCTCTGGTCGGCCTGCCCTACACCCTCAAATTCCTGTGGGCGCCGGTGTTCGACCGCTTTCACTGGCCTCGGCTGGGGCGGCGGCGCGGCTGGCTGCTGCTGATGCAGCTCCTGCTGGCGGTGTCGATCGCCGGGCTTGCGATATACGGTCCGGGGGCATCGGCACCGATACTGGCGGCACTGGCGCTGGCCGTCGCCTTCTTTTCCGCCTCGCAGGACACCCTGATCGATGCCTACCGGCGCGAAAGCCTGCACGATCGCGAACAGGGCCTGGGCGCCTCGCTCTATGTCAACGGCTATCGCTTGGGCATGCTGTTGGCATCGGGCGGCGGCCTGATCCTGGCCGATTGGATCGGTTTTTCCGACACGTACGGCCTGATGGCGGTTTTGATGGCCTCCGGCATCCTCGTGACCTTGCTACTCCCGGAAGCCGCCTCAAGCGAAGCTCACCCGAACAGCCTGAAAGACGCTGTTGTGCTGCCTTTCGTCGAATTCTTCCGGCGCAGCGAGGCCGTTTGGATCCTGCTGTTCATCCTGCTGTACAAGCTGGGCGATACCGTGGCCGGGCAGATGACCACGCCGTTCTACCTGGAAATGGGCTTCAGCAAGACCGAGATCGGCGCGGTGGTCAAACTATTCGGCTTCTGGGCCACGGTGCTCGGCGGCCTGGCCGGCGGCGCGCTGATCCTGCGCTACGGCATCTACCGCACGCTGTGGCAATTCGGCCTGCTGCAGCTCCTTTCCACCGCCGCCTTCGCCGTACTGGTGCACACCGGCCCGCAGTTGCCGGCCCTGACCGCGGTGATCAGTTTCGAGAATCTGTCCGCAGGCATGGGCACGGCCGCCTTCATCGCCTTCATGGCCAACCAGACCGACCGCCGCTTCACCGCCACCCAATATGCGCTGCTGTCCAGCCTGATGGGCGTGCCGCGCGTGATCGCCGCCGCCCCCTCCGGCTGGCTGGCCACGACCGTCGGCTGGCAGAACTTCTTCATCCTCTGTGCCCTGTTCGCCATACCCGGCCTACTGGTGCTGCCCCGGTTCCGGAGCTGGCTGGCCGACTGA
- a CDS encoding PilN domain-containing protein produces MTRINLLPWRAALRRERQKEFAIWTGLGLALTGAMMLLVRTQIGAAIDSQSRRNQYLEGEIGALERQIAEIRDMEAKKSRLVAKMEIIQQLQLSRPEEVHLFDEIARTVPEGVRLRDLTQEDRAITVNGIAQSNARVSAYMRNLEGSEWLYDPVLEVIENKPDGQVRGKERGSRFTLRMKQGPKSRIGEDPLPTEKKAP; encoded by the coding sequence ATGACGCGCATCAACCTCCTGCCCTGGCGCGCCGCTCTTCGGCGCGAACGGCAGAAAGAGTTCGCCATCTGGACCGGGCTCGGCCTGGCCTTGACAGGGGCAATGATGCTGTTGGTCCGGACCCAGATTGGGGCCGCCATCGACAGCCAGAGCCGGCGGAATCAGTATCTCGAAGGCGAAATCGGGGCGCTGGAGCGCCAGATCGCCGAAATCCGGGACATGGAAGCCAAGAAAAGCCGGCTGGTGGCCAAGATGGAAATCATCCAGCAATTGCAGTTGAGCCGGCCCGAAGAAGTGCATCTGTTCGATGAAATCGCGCGGACGGTGCCGGAAGGAGTACGCCTGCGGGACCTGACCCAGGAGGATCGCGCCATCACGGTCAACGGTATCGCGCAGTCCAATGCCCGGGTTTCCGCCTATATGCGGAATCTGGAGGGATCGGAGTGGCTGTACGATCCAGTCCTGGAGGTCATCGAAAACAAGCCGGATGGACAGGTAAGGGGCAAGGAAAGGGGCAGCCGCTTTACCCTGCGGATGAAACAGGGTCCCAAGAGCCGGATCGGCGAGGACCCGCTCCCGACGGAGAAGAAGGCGCCGTGA
- a CDS encoding type 4a pilus biogenesis protein PilO produces MNLAKINWDLEYAGSWPTPVKLAVIGLLSAVLASVWYYLDTRAQLVELEAQQRRELELKETFELKQKKAVNLEEYKLQLADIEKTFGDLLRQLPDRTQVPDLLVDVSQTGLASGLEFELFKPGGEVSKEFYAELPIEIRVVGTYMELGAFVSGLASLPRIVTVHNVKIASRSVDGTAPKRGEAGLVMTALVKTYRYLDDGAATSSSAAERRRR; encoded by the coding sequence GTGAACCTCGCTAAGATCAACTGGGACCTCGAGTATGCGGGGTCCTGGCCGACGCCGGTCAAACTTGCCGTCATCGGCCTACTGAGCGCCGTGCTCGCCAGCGTCTGGTATTACCTCGACACCCGCGCCCAGCTGGTCGAACTGGAAGCTCAGCAGCGCAGGGAGCTGGAACTCAAGGAGACCTTCGAGCTCAAGCAAAAGAAGGCGGTCAACCTGGAAGAATACAAACTGCAGCTGGCGGACATCGAGAAGACCTTCGGTGATTTGCTGAGGCAGCTTCCCGACCGCACCCAGGTGCCCGATCTGCTGGTGGATGTTTCCCAGACTGGCCTGGCGAGCGGTCTCGAATTCGAACTGTTCAAGCCCGGCGGCGAGGTTTCCAAGGAATTCTATGCCGAACTCCCGATCGAGATCCGCGTCGTCGGCACCTACATGGAGCTCGGAGCCTTCGTGAGCGGCTTGGCCTCGCTTCCCCGTATCGTCACCGTCCATAACGTGAAGATCGCTTCACGTTCCGTCGATGGCACAGCCCCCAAGCGCGGGGAGGCGGGGCTGGTCATGACGGCGCTGGTAAAGACTTATCGCTATCTCGACGACGGTGCCGCGACCTCCTCTTCGGCGGCTGAGCGCAGGCGGCGCTGA